From Syngnathus typhle isolate RoL2023-S1 ecotype Sweden linkage group LG13, RoL_Styp_1.0, whole genome shotgun sequence, a single genomic window includes:
- the crfb16 gene encoding cytokine receptor family member B16: MKTSAPGTFSALLVFGYVWSALPPPSHVTMDSVNLKHMLRWHPAKAPCATPLLYSVQFQGEFEATVRAGIWLNSTNCQDVTRTYCDQTLDLGSDSDYNIRVRVRCASKTSAWARLSPPFNRRDTVLTAPLMKVSTVGDGLLVFFEEAPPTASLEVEVRQSGDALHQALVFAIMAEEKLLHVADLREESVYCVRARVLLKQLRSRNSQEQCVRVTGPQANWGGPATAVLTLLLMAGVAFATLWCAVQCRTRPHSSKESPHPRLLLLGGPAPAMPSQPEEVCTDMRVVPKDRRL, translated from the exons ATGAAGACCAGCGCGCCCGGCACCTTTTCCGCTCTGCTGGTCTTCGGCT ATGTTTGGAGTGCGCTGCCGCCGCCGAGCCATGTGACCATGGATTCGGTCAACTTGAAACACATGCTTCGGTGGCACCCCGCGAAGGCGCCGTGCGCTACGCCGCTGCTCTACTCAGTGCAGTTCCAAGG CGAGTTTGAGGCGACAGTCCGGGCCGGAATCTGGTTGAACTCAACCAATTGTCAAGACGTGACGCGCACGTACTGCGACCAGACTTTGGACCTGGGCTCCGACTCGGACTACAATATCCGTGTGCGAGTGCGCTGCGCCTCGAAAACGTCGGCGTGGGCGAGGCTCTCGCCGCCCTTCAACAGGAGGGACA CCGTGCTTACTGCGCCCCTGATGAAGGTGTCAACAGTGGGTGACGGCCTCCTGGTGTTCTTTGAGGAAGCCCCGCCCACGGCGTCCCTCGAAGTGGAGGTACGCCAGAGCGGTGACGCCCTGCACCAG GCTCTCGTGTTCGCCATCATGGCTGAGGAGAAGCTGCTGCACGTCGCCGACCTGCGGGAAGAGTCGGTGTACTGCGTCCGGGCGCGTGTGCTGCTCAAACAACTGCGCAGCCGAAATAGCCAAGAGCAATGTGTGCGGGTCACAG GTCCCCAAGCCAACTGGGGGGGTCCCGCTACGGCCGTGCTGACGCTGCTTCTCATGGCGGGCGTCGCCTTTGCCACCCTCTGGTGCGCGGTGCAGTGCCGCACCCGCCCCCACTCCTCCAAGGAGTCGCCGCACCCCCGTTTGCTG CTGCTCGGTGGGCCGGCGCCCGCCATGCCGAGCCAACCCGAGGAGGTATGCACAGACATGCGCGTGGTGCCCAAGGACCGGCGCCTCTAA
- the cldn15la gene encoding claudin 15-like a, whose translation MSTAVEATGFVMSLLSWLLTGAALANDYWKISTVSGSVIISQRQFENLWHSCAENSAGIAECRDFESLLSLPGHVQACRALMIVSLLLGLGSMVVSLLGLKCIKIGSAGDASKAKMAVTGGILSILAGLCCLTAVSWYANMVVQDFYNPLYVGVKFEMGVGLYLGWGAACLAVLGGGLLCTACRRGSPAAHKSGYGSSSAAKVYKASPRSEAETARAYV comes from the exons ATGTCTACGGCGGTGGAGGCGACGGGCTTCGTCATGAGCCTGCTGAGCTGGCTGCTGACGGGCGCGGCGCTGGCCAACGACTACTGGAAGATCTCCACCGTGTCAGGGAGCGTCATCATCTCGCAGCGGCAGTTTGAGAACCTGTGGCACTCGTGTGCCGAGAACAGCGCTGGCATCGCCGAGTGCAGGGACTTTGAGTCCTTGCTCTCGCTTCCCG GTCACGTCCAGGCATGCCGCGCCTTGATGATCGTGTCTTTGCTGCTGGGTTTGGGGTCCATGGTGGTTTCTCTGCTGGGCCTCAAGTGCATCAAGATCGGCTCCGCCGGGGACGCCTCCAAGGCTAAGATGGCCGTCACCGGAGGCATCCTCAGCATCCTGGCTG GTCTTTGCTGCCTGACGGCGGTGTCGTGGTACGCCAACATGGTGGTGCAGGACTTCTACAACCCGCTCTACGTGGGCGTCAA GTTCGAGATGGGCGTGGGCCTCTACCTGGGCTGGGGGGCCGCCTGCCTCGCCGTGCTAGGGGGCGGCTTGCTGTGCACCGCCTGCAGGAGGGGGTCGCCCGCTGCCCACAAAAG CGGTTACGGCAGCAGTTCTGCAGCCAAGGTGTACAAGGCTTCACCCAGGTCGGAGGCGGAGACAGCACGAGCTTACGTCTGA